The following are encoded in a window of Atribacterota bacterium genomic DNA:
- a CDS encoding Rne/Rng family ribonuclease, protein MEIKGKQVIIDSGLSEERVAILENNKLVEIHIERLEDRKIIGNIYKGKVKNVLPGIEAAFIDIGIDRNAFLHLNDLEQSGTTNNDKKIDVNELIKVGQEIDVQVVKEAIVPKGARVTTDISLPGRYLVLMPNNKGIAVSRRIEQDEEKDRLKKIVQKIKHKDFGFIVRTAGIGKNEEDFAPDMDLLVRLWTKIQKRSKKAKAPMLLHEDLNLTYRVIRDLFTEDIDEFVVNTKKDYQKIVSFLDTLSLLDLKPRVSYYNGDKPIFEEYNIEKEINRALEKKVWIKCGGYLVFDEVEALTVIDVNTGKYVGGKKMKNTILKTNMQAAEEIARQLRLRDIGGIIIIDFIDMDNKEDQEKVMKKLEDALKKDKTKTNIVQTSELGLVEMTRKRSKRDLDSLLRTSCPYCSGNGRVFSIETVSNQVMHKLEDLSIHSKAEAILLGVHPKVEEELAGSKMMLIKQLEKDYRKSIYIKPLSDLHIEKIKVIAVGRKKEVKKIVKIL, encoded by the coding sequence ATGGAGATTAAAGGAAAACAAGTTATTATTGATAGTGGATTAAGTGAAGAGCGTGTCGCTATTTTAGAAAATAATAAATTAGTTGAGATACATATAGAAAGACTGGAAGATAGGAAAATTATTGGAAATATCTACAAAGGAAAAGTAAAAAATGTCTTGCCGGGAATTGAAGCTGCTTTTATTGATATCGGTATTGATAGAAATGCATTTTTACACCTGAATGACTTAGAGCAATCTGGTACTACTAATAACGATAAAAAAATTGATGTTAATGAACTAATTAAAGTAGGACAGGAGATAGACGTTCAGGTGGTAAAGGAAGCCATTGTACCGAAGGGTGCAAGAGTAACAACCGATATCAGTCTGCCGGGACGCTATCTGGTATTAATGCCGAACAATAAAGGAATTGCTGTTTCCAGAAGGATAGAGCAGGATGAAGAAAAAGATAGATTAAAAAAAATAGTACAGAAAATCAAACATAAGGATTTTGGTTTTATTGTAAGAACAGCGGGTATTGGTAAGAATGAAGAAGATTTTGCTCCTGATATGGACTTACTGGTACGACTCTGGACCAAAATACAAAAAAGAAGTAAGAAAGCAAAAGCTCCAATGCTTTTGCATGAGGATTTAAATCTGACATACAGGGTTATACGGGATCTGTTTACTGAAGATATTGATGAATTTGTGGTTAACACAAAAAAAGATTACCAAAAAATAGTCAGCTTTCTTGATACTCTGTCACTTCTTGATTTGAAACCGCGTGTTTCCTATTATAATGGTGATAAGCCAATCTTTGAAGAATATAATATAGAAAAAGAAATAAACCGGGCTTTAGAGAAAAAAGTATGGATAAAATGCGGGGGATATCTGGTCTTTGATGAAGTGGAAGCCCTGACTGTTATTGATGTAAATACCGGAAAGTATGTTGGCGGAAAAAAGATGAAAAACACTATATTGAAAACCAACATGCAAGCTGCTGAAGAGATAGCCAGGCAATTACGTCTTAGAGATATCGGGGGAATAATTATCATTGATTTTATTGATATGGATAACAAGGAAGATCAGGAAAAGGTCATGAAAAAGCTGGAGGATGCGCTTAAAAAAGATAAAACAAAGACTAATATAGTTCAAACATCTGAATTAGGGCTTGTGGAAATGACTCGCAAACGATCGAAGAGAGATTTGGATTCTTTATTAAGAACTTCCTGCCCGTATTGTTCCGGTAACGGAAGGGTGTTTTCTATTGAAACAGTAAGTAATCAGGTTATGCATAAACTGGAAGATCTAAGCATTCACTCCAAGGCAGAGGCAATTCTATTAGGGGTGCATCCAAAAGTTGAAGAAGAACTTGCTGGTAGCAAAATGATGTTAATAAAACAACTGGAAAAAGATTACCGGAAGTCAATTTATATTAAGCCATTAAGTGACTTGCATATTGAAAAAATCAAAGTAATTGCTGTTGGCAGGAAAAAAGAAGTTAAAAAAATTGTAAAGATTTTATAA
- a CDS encoding biopolymer transporter ExbD: MKFYHISKKTIGFDITPLIDVVFLLLIFFMLTTTFINVESGVKVDLPSGDFAEVSEKQNLVVSITENNVLYLNNRLIDPNNLSEYIREEIGNNVDTLVVLEADQNITHGKVVRVMDLIKKGGAEKIAIATKPIEEN; the protein is encoded by the coding sequence ATGAAATTTTATCACATCAGTAAAAAAACTATTGGTTTTGATATTACACCCTTAATTGATGTGGTTTTCTTATTACTTATTTTCTTTATGCTGACTACTACATTTATAAATGTTGAAAGCGGTGTAAAAGTAGACCTTCCAAGCGGGGATTTTGCCGAGGTGAGTGAGAAGCAAAATCTTGTTGTTTCCATTACTGAAAATAATGTTCTATATCTAAATAACAGGTTAATTGATCCTAATAATTTATCAGAGTACATAAGAGAGGAAATTGGCAATAATGTAGATACATTGGTTGTATTGGAGGCAGATCAGAATATTACTCATGGAAAAGTGGTTAGGGTAATGGATTTAATAAAAAAAGGCGGAGCTGAAAAAATAGCCATTGCAACCAAGCCAATTGAAGAAAATTGA
- the rpmA gene encoding 50S ribosomal protein L27 — translation MAHKKGQGSAKNGRDSISKRLGVKKFGGQLVKSGNIIIRQRGTRILPGKNVGRGNDDTLFALIDGYVDFQNKGKNRKQVSVKALEE, via the coding sequence ATGGCTCATAAAAAAGGACAGGGTTCAGCTAAGAACGGTCGCGATAGTATATCGAAACGTTTAGGAGTAAAGAAATTTGGCGGTCAGCTGGTAAAAAGTGGTAATATTATTATCCGACAGAGAGGTACCCGGATTTTACCAGGTAAAAATGTAGGCCGTGGCAATGATGATACATTATTTGCATTAATTGACGGATATGTTGATTTTCAGAACAAAGGTAAAAATAGAAAACAGGTTTCTGTCAAGGCGTTGGAAGAATAG
- the obgE gene encoding GTPase ObgE gives MFSDKVIIFANAGNGGNGSVSFRRERFVPRGGPDGGDGGKGGNIIIQADYHTRTLIQLYRSPHCNAEDGGNGRGQKKNGKDGQDLLLKVPVGTVVEDTEKNELLADLSKPGEQILVAKGGAGGKGNYRFRGSQRQAPMFAQRGEPGERVKLRLNLKLIADVGLVGFPNAGKSTLLSRVSAAKPKIADYPFTTIEPCLGVVQVDEENSFVIADIPGLIEGAHQGVGMGTRFLKHIERTKVLIHLIDGSLIVFHNNDKLFQNYLIIENELKQYADILQKKEKIVVINKYDLPEVKEKEEFIRKQFSKENVPVMFISAISGEGVDGLIYELQKLISIAEKKESRKIFTKKEELAHYRYEPDFVVTKEGDTFIVKGNTIVKMVNRYDLQNPQALEYFQKILKKTGVEKALKNKGIKDGDKVKIGDTDFYFYS, from the coding sequence ATGTTTTCAGATAAGGTTATTATATTTGCAAATGCCGGTAACGGCGGTAACGGATCTGTAAGTTTCAGAAGAGAGCGCTTTGTTCCCAGAGGAGGTCCTGATGGAGGTGATGGCGGGAAAGGCGGAAATATAATTATTCAGGCTGACTATCACACAAGAACACTGATTCAGCTTTACCGAAGCCCCCATTGTAATGCAGAAGATGGAGGGAATGGCAGAGGGCAAAAAAAGAACGGTAAAGATGGACAGGATTTGCTGCTTAAGGTACCTGTGGGAACTGTTGTAGAAGACACTGAGAAAAATGAACTCCTTGCAGATCTCTCTAAGCCCGGAGAACAAATACTTGTGGCCAAAGGCGGTGCTGGCGGAAAAGGGAACTATCGTTTTAGAGGTTCACAGCGACAGGCTCCTATGTTTGCTCAAAGAGGGGAACCGGGAGAAAGAGTAAAATTAAGGCTTAACTTAAAACTAATTGCTGATGTTGGGCTTGTCGGATTTCCCAATGCAGGAAAGTCTACTCTTCTTTCACGGGTTTCTGCTGCAAAACCAAAAATTGCTGATTATCCTTTTACTACAATCGAACCCTGTTTGGGTGTTGTGCAGGTAGATGAAGAAAATTCTTTTGTAATTGCAGATATTCCGGGTTTGATTGAAGGAGCTCATCAGGGTGTTGGAATGGGCACGCGATTTTTAAAACATATCGAAAGAACAAAGGTATTAATACATCTTATCGACGGCTCTCTGATAGTATTTCACAATAATGATAAGTTGTTTCAGAATTATCTTATTATAGAAAATGAACTAAAACAATATGCCGATATTTTACAGAAAAAGGAAAAAATTGTTGTAATAAATAAATATGATTTACCGGAAGTAAAAGAAAAGGAAGAATTTATAAGAAAGCAATTTTCAAAAGAAAATGTTCCGGTGATGTTCATATCAGCAATCAGCGGTGAAGGTGTAGATGGACTTATTTATGAGTTGCAGAAACTAATATCTATTGCTGAAAAAAAGGAGAGCAGAAAAATATTTACCAAAAAGGAAGAGCTGGCTCATTATCGATATGAGCCGGATTTTGTCGTTACAAAAGAAGGTGACACATTTATTGTTAAAGGGAATACAATAGTTAAGATGGTGAATAGGTATGATCTGCAAAATCCCCAGGCATTAGAATACTTTCAAAAAATATTAAAAAAAACCGGGGTTGAAAAAGCCCTGAAAAATAAAGGAATAAAGGACGGGGATAAGGTAAAAATTGGAGATACAGATTTTTACTTTTATTCATAG
- a CDS encoding DUF3048 domain-containing protein, producing the protein MKNTIGYRAKRRKVKQKSFLGRSFLISVIINILFIFAFSNLITFDIFDLPPEEEIIEVTMMELPAARTPVSPRPEIIREEPLAEMDVKPKVDPMMPEPAQIQEVETLHEIEEQVEIEESTPKVEVKVPEIEIPAEEDIAPIKEEIALRQDVQMAAREIDPSLTSRREIEGQMLEEGSYEMQANLGTEGRERIESTYGSVVTPGRITSLPDAIEKESPFGNRPLAVMIDNASFARPQSGLDKADIVYEVLAEGGITRFLAIYATKEADKVGPVRSARPYFITKTLEHNAIYVHAGESPDAARFIREERIDDINELVHFQPFWRSQDRNAPHNLYASTEQLRDETRRLGYIEMVNKGDYQFEIDREEVLTGRDAQKIDIRYHNDYIVSYQYISDGQRYVRYINGQLHIDAETGRPIDVKNIIIQHSEKKVIDEEGRLSIDFIGEGSGLIIFNGKSEEITWKKESLQSKTLFYNKEGNRLAIQPGNVWIQVIHPDTQISY; encoded by the coding sequence TTGAAAAATACTATTGGATATAGAGCAAAAAGAAGAAAAGTAAAGCAAAAAAGTTTTTTAGGCCGTTCTTTTTTGATTTCTGTGATTATAAATATATTGTTTATATTTGCCTTCAGCAATTTAATTACCTTTGACATTTTTGATTTACCACCTGAGGAAGAGATCATTGAAGTAACCATGATGGAGTTGCCTGCTGCCAGGACGCCTGTATCACCAAGACCGGAAATAATCAGGGAAGAGCCGCTTGCAGAAATGGATGTGAAGCCGAAAGTAGATCCCATGATGCCTGAACCGGCTCAAATACAGGAAGTAGAGACACTGCACGAGATAGAAGAGCAGGTTGAAATTGAAGAGAGTACCCCAAAGGTCGAAGTAAAGGTTCCGGAAATTGAAATTCCTGCTGAGGAAGACATTGCGCCAATAAAGGAAGAAATTGCATTGAGGCAGGATGTACAGATGGCAGCAAGGGAGATTGACCCATCTTTAACCAGCAGAAGAGAAATTGAAGGCCAAATGCTGGAAGAGGGTAGTTATGAAATGCAGGCAAATTTAGGCACGGAAGGTCGTGAGCGTATTGAGTCAACATATGGTTCAGTAGTAACTCCCGGAAGAATAACCAGTTTACCTGATGCAATTGAAAAAGAATCACCTTTTGGCAATAGACCATTAGCGGTTATGATTGATAATGCAAGTTTTGCCCGCCCACAAAGTGGTTTGGACAAGGCAGATATTGTTTATGAAGTGCTGGCTGAAGGCGGAATCACCAGATTTTTAGCCATATATGCAACCAAAGAAGCTGACAAAGTAGGTCCTGTACGGAGTGCCAGACCTTATTTTATAACCAAAACATTAGAACATAATGCTATTTATGTTCATGCCGGGGAGAGCCCGGATGCGGCAAGGTTTATTCGGGAAGAGAGAATTGACGATATTAATGAATTAGTCCATTTTCAGCCATTCTGGAGAAGTCAGGATCGCAATGCGCCGCATAATCTTTATGCCTCTACTGAACAGCTTAGAGATGAGACAAGAAGATTGGGCTATATTGAAATGGTCAACAAGGGAGACTACCAGTTTGAGATTGACAGAGAAGAGGTTCTTACAGGCAGAGATGCTCAGAAAATTGATATTAGATACCATAATGACTATATAGTAAGCTATCAATATATATCGGATGGGCAAAGATATGTCCGCTATATTAATGGCCAGCTCCATATTGATGCGGAAACCGGGAGACCTATTGATGTAAAAAATATCATCATTCAGCATAGTGAGAAAAAGGTAATAGATGAAGAGGGAAGGTTATCTATTGATTTTATTGGAGAAGGCAGCGGGCTGATAATATTTAACGGAAAGTCTGAAGAGATTACCTGGAAAAAAGAGAGCCTTCAATCTAAAACGCTTTTTTATAATAAAGAAGGCAATAGATTAGCCATACAGCCAGGAAATGTATGGATACAGGTAATTCATCCTGATACCCAGATAAGCTATTAA
- the rplU gene encoding 50S ribosomal protein L21, with translation MHAVIATGGKQYIVEEGNVIKVEKLEAKEGDKIKFDQVLMLEKDGEYQFGRPLLTDSYVEGVVLKQGRAKKIVVFKYKPKKKYQKKAGHRQAFTEVKIEKISDSK, from the coding sequence ATGCATGCAGTTATCGCAACGGGAGGAAAACAATACATAGTTGAAGAAGGTAATGTTATCAAGGTTGAAAAACTTGAAGCAAAAGAGGGCGATAAGATAAAGTTTGATCAGGTATTGATGTTAGAGAAAGACGGAGAATACCAGTTTGGTCGGCCATTATTAACTGATAGCTATGTTGAAGGTGTAGTGTTAAAACAGGGAAGGGCAAAAAAAATAGTAGTATTTAAATATAAACCAAAGAAAAAATACCAGAAAAAAGCAGGGCATCGACAGGCCTTTACCGAAGTTAAGATTGAAAAAATAAGCGACAGCAAATAG
- a CDS encoding MotA/TolQ/ExbB proton channel family protein: MFELFNKGGFLMYPIFFSSLLAIAIFFERMFYLKSIKTSTRKFGKRISDLIRKGNINFAISACRKNITPISQIILAALLKYGSSRDEIKETIEDTARHEITILERNLPILSTVGNIAPLLGLLGTVFGMIKAFQVVSVVGVGNPEALAGGISEALLTTAFGLSVAIPTIVAYNYLAHRVDRQVKEMESTSIEILELLSNNKEEKEEGVKLDEILSHQ, translated from the coding sequence ATGTTTGAACTATTTAATAAGGGCGGTTTCTTAATGTACCCGATATTTTTCAGTTCTTTGCTGGCTATTGCTATTTTTTTTGAAAGAATGTTTTACCTGAAGAGTATTAAAACATCAACAAGAAAATTTGGCAAAAGAATCAGTGATTTAATCAGAAAGGGAAACATTAATTTTGCAATATCCGCCTGCAGAAAGAATATTACACCTATCTCCCAGATAATCCTGGCAGCACTATTAAAATATGGCAGTTCGAGGGATGAGATAAAGGAGACTATTGAAGACACTGCCAGACATGAAATTACAATATTGGAAAGAAATTTACCTATATTGTCTACTGTCGGCAATATTGCTCCTTTGTTGGGCTTATTAGGAACTGTTTTTGGTATGATTAAAGCTTTTCAGGTTGTGTCAGTCGTTGGAGTGGGTAATCCGGAAGCTTTAGCAGGTGGAATTTCTGAGGCATTACTGACTACTGCATTTGGTCTTTCAGTGGCTATTCCTACGATTGTTGCTTATAATTACCTTGCACACCGTGTGGACAGACAGGTTAAAGAAATGGAATCCACATCTATAGAAATACTGGAATTATTATCTAATAATAAAGAAGAAAAAGAGGAAGGTGTGAAATTAGATGAAATTTTATCACATCAGTAA
- a CDS encoding tetratricopeptide repeat protein, translated as MIYWFKLFKKYYKVNQFQSQLLTWFIAIGLIIFTAVPEIIASPAPDIAIYYFNNQTGDEGLQWLEEDLAVTISQSLSKIDQVNLMPLSEINTIADQGQYQNMVQKKDSISFGHLANLLKVDLIFSGNYFQDAEGQIDLDLLMYASSTGHLVEFRRISAPLDDLYNLKERIIRNILQESDIDPNRVPLEAIIEAEIVEIETDVAEEMPPDMPVVEEPRRDLAQIASLFLDDQSASEYYKKALELKEKAILEYGGADYPSKPLWNEAIQNATKAVELDPDFADGYYLLYEIFRKTKWIAREIESLELYVDTVQRTGKQVNNIEFSILLTRLAHLKYNAGDPSSAVYYLEKAISYNQNDIDARSYLMRIYYDTGQGTKALQQAEAIKRIQPESIELDWFASRTQRISIFGQQAFESYERGYNSYIVKNYSEAINYLEQAISMAPAFKDAHYYLGLSYYHYGNLDGAIRHWEEAVRLDPFDNHARIYLNKALEEKEYGRDAVWRFNEGYEHYIAGEYEDALAVFKSSTQLNPNFEKARTFLMRTYFHLDRMDEYAEERRRIGENIEYTGGMEREFYQLGYDFYSIGDYNVALEKLRESLEINPDYLEARFLIAETLYQLKDYHEANIHYKYIIDNYPNSEYYENSLLGSGWCLYLLEEYPQSEEHLKLLIDNFPKSPLYEEGIYKLGRVYFVQEKYPLAIQLYEGLLDSESSEYDLVDIKYILGQSYFWLEDYEQSKKYLLDIIENNPGFKQIDETKYYYSFTLFREERYHEAMGVLEKLLEKKNSPVENEAAYLLGRTLLEQREYDRVIEINSSLIEKDAVEEYILERALFDLGLSYSRKDDDENAVPYFQRVIKEFPLGELAGLSKIELAQSLYHLGKYQDSIDVLEDTNTKEAMEIKLDSATRLGDEELLLSLYKEAEEIYPDGDLSVDGFYALAKTQFESNKYQEAIETFIMIEGMDITEQMRMEINYWKGLSFYRLADYNQAKDNFQKVDYLEESEISARSLYMLAETCYQQADFKSAITYYKDFLQHYGTHSLTEHVQYSIAWSYLNDKDYQNALLSFQELIQQYPDSSFIEESVFLTGKINYLISDNNNSMTKLTGFIDKYPDSEYLEEAIYIIAQIVLEDQQWIDSILYFERLINNYPDSRYMPGSLYGLCLSYYKKEEYNKAVSAGERYLNSYPGGTFKCDILYISAISQQELGNMDEAYNYYTQIVNDCPDSSYSDSAQEQLDYLNDLL; from the coding sequence ATGATTTACTGGTTTAAGCTATTTAAAAAATATTATAAGGTTAACCAATTCCAAAGCCAATTATTAACCTGGTTTATTGCTATTGGTTTAATAATATTCACAGCAGTACCAGAGATAATTGCATCTCCAGCACCAGATATAGCAATCTATTATTTCAACAATCAAACCGGAGATGAAGGTTTGCAGTGGTTAGAAGAAGATTTGGCTGTTACAATAAGTCAATCTTTATCAAAAATTGATCAGGTAAATCTTATGCCATTGTCTGAAATAAATACAATAGCTGATCAAGGGCAATACCAAAATATGGTTCAAAAGAAAGACTCGATATCATTTGGTCATTTAGCCAATCTTTTGAAGGTTGATTTGATATTTTCCGGGAACTATTTCCAGGATGCTGAAGGTCAGATTGATTTGGATTTATTAATGTATGCTTCTTCCACCGGTCATTTGGTTGAATTTCGCAGAATTTCAGCTCCCCTGGACGATTTATACAATTTAAAAGAAAGAATAATCAGAAATATATTACAGGAATCCGATATTGATCCAAACAGAGTTCCCTTGGAGGCTATCATAGAAGCTGAAATTGTTGAAATAGAGACTGATGTAGCTGAAGAAATGCCTCCTGATATGCCTGTTGTCGAAGAACCCCGCAGGGACCTTGCTCAAATTGCATCACTTTTTCTGGATGACCAATCAGCTTCAGAGTATTATAAAAAAGCTTTAGAATTAAAGGAAAAGGCTATTTTAGAATATGGAGGTGCTGATTATCCCAGCAAACCATTGTGGAATGAGGCAATTCAAAATGCAACAAAAGCTGTTGAGTTAGACCCTGATTTTGCCGATGGTTATTATCTGTTATATGAAATTTTTCGAAAAACAAAGTGGATTGCCCGGGAAATAGAAAGTCTTGAACTATATGTGGATACTGTACAGAGAACCGGTAAGCAGGTTAATAATATTGAATTTTCTATATTGCTTACCAGGCTTGCTCATTTGAAGTACAATGCCGGTGACCCTTCATCTGCTGTCTACTATTTAGAGAAGGCAATATCATATAATCAAAACGATATTGATGCCCGGTCATATTTAATGAGGATTTATTATGACACCGGACAGGGGACAAAGGCATTGCAGCAGGCAGAGGCGATTAAAAGAATTCAGCCGGAAAGCATTGAACTGGATTGGTTTGCAAGTAGAACGCAAAGAATATCAATATTTGGCCAGCAAGCCTTCGAGAGTTATGAAAGAGGGTATAATTCTTATATTGTAAAAAATTACAGTGAGGCCATAAATTATTTAGAACAGGCAATCAGTATGGCTCCTGCATTTAAGGATGCCCATTATTATTTAGGTTTAAGCTATTATCACTATGGAAATTTAGATGGAGCAATTCGCCATTGGGAGGAAGCAGTCAGGTTAGACCCGTTTGACAATCATGCCAGGATTTATTTAAATAAAGCGCTTGAAGAAAAAGAATACGGGAGAGATGCTGTCTGGAGATTTAATGAGGGTTATGAGCACTATATAGCCGGCGAATATGAGGACGCTTTAGCCGTATTCAAATCATCCACTCAGTTGAATCCTAATTTTGAAAAGGCGAGAACGTTTTTAATGCGCACATATTTCCATTTAGACCGCATGGATGAATATGCGGAAGAGAGAAGAAGAATTGGTGAAAACATTGAATATACCGGAGGAATGGAGAGAGAGTTTTACCAGTTAGGATATGATTTTTACTCAATAGGTGATTATAATGTAGCATTGGAAAAATTAAGAGAATCATTAGAGATAAATCCTGATTATTTAGAGGCAAGATTTTTAATTGCTGAAACCCTTTACCAGCTAAAAGATTATCATGAAGCAAATATTCATTATAAATATATAATTGATAATTACCCCAATAGTGAGTATTATGAAAATTCTTTATTGGGAAGCGGATGGTGTTTATATTTACTTGAAGAATATCCCCAATCTGAAGAACATCTTAAGCTGTTAATAGATAATTTTCCAAAAAGCCCTTTATATGAAGAGGGGATTTATAAATTAGGAAGAGTCTATTTTGTTCAGGAGAAATACCCCCTTGCAATTCAATTATATGAGGGATTATTAGACTCAGAATCATCCGAATATGATTTGGTAGATATAAAATATATCCTGGGTCAATCATATTTCTGGTTAGAAGACTATGAACAGTCAAAAAAATATCTGCTGGATATCATAGAGAATAATCCAGGTTTTAAACAGATAGACGAGACAAAATATTATTATAGTTTTACATTATTCAGGGAAGAAAGATATCACGAAGCTATGGGTGTTTTAGAAAAGTTGCTGGAGAAGAAAAACAGTCCAGTAGAAAATGAGGCAGCATATCTTTTAGGAAGGACATTGCTTGAGCAAAGAGAATATGATAGAGTTATTGAAATTAATAGTTCTTTGATAGAAAAGGATGCAGTAGAAGAATATATATTGGAAAGAGCGTTATTTGATTTAGGTTTATCATATTCCCGAAAAGATGATGATGAAAATGCAGTGCCCTATTTCCAGCGTGTTATTAAAGAATTTCCACTGGGAGAGCTTGCAGGCTTAAGTAAAATTGAGCTCGCTCAAAGTCTTTATCACCTTGGAAAATACCAGGATTCAATTGATGTACTGGAAGATACAAACACAAAAGAAGCTATGGAAATTAAACTTGATTCTGCAACAAGACTGGGTGATGAGGAATTATTGCTTTCACTGTATAAGGAGGCTGAAGAGATATATCCTGATGGTGATTTATCTGTAGATGGATTTTATGCTCTGGCAAAAACACAATTTGAAAGTAATAAGTACCAGGAGGCAATTGAAACCTTTATTATGATTGAAGGCATGGATATTACTGAACAGATGAGAATGGAAATAAATTACTGGAAAGGATTGAGTTTTTACAGGCTGGCGGATTATAATCAGGCTAAAGATAATTTTCAGAAAGTTGATTATCTGGAAGAAAGCGAAATTTCTGCAAGATCTCTATATATGTTAGCTGAAACCTGTTATCAGCAGGCAGACTTTAAGTCAGCAATTACTTATTATAAAGATTTTTTACAACACTATGGTACCCATTCATTAACAGAGCATGTTCAATATAGTATTGCCTGGAGTTACTTAAATGATAAAGATTATCAGAATGCATTGTTATCATTCCAGGAGCTCATACAGCAATACCCTGATAGTTCATTTATAGAGGAAAGTGTTTTTCTTACTGGAAAGATAAACTATTTAATATCTGATAATAATAACTCTATGACAAAATTAACAGGTTTTATTGATAAATATCCGGATAGTGAATATCTGGAAGAGGCTATTTATATTATTGCTCAGATTGTACTGGAAGACCAACAGTGGATTGATAGCATATTATACTTTGAAAGGCTAATAAATAATTACCCCGATAGCCGATATATGCCCGGTTCCCTTTATGGGCTTTGTTTGAGCTATTATAAAAAAGAAGAATATAACAAGGCTGTTTCTGCAGGTGAAAGGTATTTAAATTCCTACCCGGGTGGCACTTTTAAATGTGATATATTGTATATCTCTGCTATCAGCCAGCAGGAATTAGGAAACATGGATGAGGCATATAATTATTACACACAGATTGTAAATGATTGTCCTGACAGCAGCTATTCAGATAGTGCACAAGAACAATTAGATTATCTTAATGACTTATTGTAA
- the xerD gene encoding site-specific tyrosine recombinase XerD, with protein MKQQQELIEYFLDYLSLERGLAYNTIISYRYDLSKFLEFVVKKQNTSLKAVNREDITAYYKYLSQLKLGINSVFRNLVALKMFYRFLFTEELIKKDLTHFIEFPRIEKKLPQVLSLKELDRLLAEKNFKGILGKRDQAILELLYATGMRVSELISLRRNDINLDHLLLKCTGKGNKERWVPFTDRVHNILSDYINTIRPRLVKELDTNILFLNSNGKPISRQGVFFIIKNYVEKSGLKIKVTPHTFRHTLATHLIENGADLRSVQEMLGHSDISTTQIYTHVSRKWISEEYYKAFPRV; from the coding sequence ATGAAACAACAACAGGAACTAATTGAATATTTTTTAGATTACCTCTCTCTGGAGAGGGGTTTGGCCTATAATACAATTATTTCTTATAGATATGATTTATCAAAATTTCTCGAGTTTGTAGTTAAGAAACAAAATACATCCTTAAAAGCCGTCAACCGGGAGGATATTACTGCTTATTATAAATATTTATCACAGTTAAAACTTGGCATTAACTCAGTATTCAGAAATTTAGTAGCATTAAAGATGTTTTATCGCTTTCTGTTTACTGAAGAATTGATTAAAAAAGATTTGACACATTTCATCGAATTTCCCCGAATAGAAAAAAAATTACCACAGGTGCTTAGTCTAAAAGAATTGGACAGATTGTTGGCTGAAAAGAATTTTAAAGGAATTTTGGGAAAAAGAGACCAGGCAATATTAGAGCTTCTATATGCAACAGGTATGAGAGTATCTGAACTTATTAGTTTAAGAAGAAATGATATTAACCTGGATCATCTTCTGTTAAAGTGCACAGGAAAGGGAAACAAAGAAAGATGGGTTCCTTTTACTGATAGAGTACACAATATTTTATCCGATTATATAAATACAATAAGACCTCGCCTGGTAAAAGAACTGGATACCAATATATTATTTTTAAATAGTAATGGGAAACCTATTTCACGGCAAGGTGTCTTTTTTATAATAAAAAATTATGTAGAAAAATCCGGATTAAAAATTAAAGTAACACCACATACTTTCAGACATACGTTGGCAACCCATTTGATTGAAAATGGAGCAGATTTAAGATCTGTTCAAGAAATGTTAGGCCATTCAGATATTTCTACAACACAAATCTATACTCATGTTAGTAGAAAATGGATTAGCGAAGAGTATTACAAGGCTTTTCCAAGAGTGTAA